Proteins encoded in a region of the Tripterygium wilfordii isolate XIE 37 chromosome 21, ASM1340144v1, whole genome shotgun sequence genome:
- the LOC119989358 gene encoding mitochondrial arginine transporter BAC1 isoform X5 translates to MYQVKLQKHNTEAHGIKYRNGLHCTARILKTEGIRGLYTGATSSFIGVAFQSSIFFGIYSQTKQSLQVFIKGGLQSDKPLPKVIIPTAAFGGAIVSFVLCPSELVKCRMQVQRTDSLVPISRRYSSPLDCALQTLKSEGATGIFRGGLTTFLRESLGNAVFFSVYEYVRYYMHSQLKAASFEHSNLFDMGVGIVSGGLGGVAVSIRSTPVISEENYYDKYCWCPFCSFHFLPSYFPVLVRCSAFGCGKNHHTDFTR, encoded by the exons ATGTATCAGGTGAAGCTGCAAAAACATAATACTGAAGCTCATGGGATCAAGTATAGGAACGGATTGCATTGCACGGCTAGGATACTAAAGACAGAAGGG ATTAGAGGACTTTATACAGGGGCAACATCATCTTTTATTGGGGTGGCTTTTCAGAGTTCGATTTTTTTTGGCATTTATTCACAGACAAAACAGTCACTACAGGTTTTTATAAAA GGAGGGTTGCAAAGTGATAAGCCACTGCCCAAAGTCATAATTCCGACAGCAGCTTTTGGTGGAGCTATAGTTAGTTTTGTTTTATGTCCATCTGAGCTTGTTAAG TGTAGGATGCAAGTTCAAAGAACTGACTCGTTGGTTCCAATATCCAGAAGATACAGTAGTCCTCTGGATTGTGCTCTTCAGACATTGAAAAGTGAAGGG GCTACTGGCATTTTTCGTGGAGGTCTTACAACATTTTTAAGAGAATCCTTAGGAAATGCAGTCTTCTTTAGTGTTTATGAGTATGTTCGTTATTACATGCATTCACAACTGAAAGCTGCTTCTTTTGAGCATAGCAATTTGTTTGACATGGGGGTTGGCATTGTTAGTGGTGGCCTTGGTGGTGTAGCTGTAAGCATTCGTAGTACCCCGGTTATAAGTGAAGAGAACTATTACGACAAATACTGCTGGTGTcctttttgttcatttcattttttgccCTCTTATTTTCCAGTTCTGGTCCGCTGTTCTGCCTTTGGATGTGGCAAAAACCATCATACAGACTTCACCAGATAG